The Ailuropoda melanoleuca isolate Jingjing chromosome 17, ASM200744v2, whole genome shotgun sequence DNA segment AACAATACCAAGACATCACGTGGGTTTTCACTCCTTCTCTGGAGTTTTCCGGAGGCTGCACGGTGTGCGACCCTGGAACGGACTGCAGAAGCAGGGAGGTCTGCTATCCAGCCAGACGTGAGATTGTCAACACCGGACACCGAGCCCACACTTCTGCGGAAAGCACGTCGGTAAAATGTTGACATGCTTTCTGTGAGAGAGTCTGCTACACTCGGATTCCGCGTTTGGAGATGAAACTAACCAGAACTGGTCCACGCCAAGAAGAAATCCTGCCAATCAGTCCATCAGCCAACCAACCAGCGTCCCAGGTGGTCTGCATTCCAGCTGAGGCTCCCCCTCACCTCAGCGGGCACATGCCTCTCTGGCTCCCAAGGCCCTTACCACGCGGggaccccatcccctcacccatgTTGGTCTGTCCCGAATGCCGGTGAGACAGGAACCACAGGCCCCGATAGCGTGCAGGGCGTTCCGATGAGGCCGTGCAcgtgctgggagctgggagcacTGGCTGAACAGAGACTCTGACGGAGGCCCAAAGCACTGAGCGTAAGCGCAGACGCAGCATACAAACCAAGTCTGCAATGAGACGCTTGTCAAAGGTATTCTGAAGTCTCGTTCATTTAGGTCTATTGAAAAACCCCCGTATGCAACTCTGTGCACCAAACTCTCCAAAGACCCCGAGCGACCCATGTCCTCTGTCGGCACGGGCTCGAAAATTCGTTATTACCTCTCATTTAAAGCTCGggattccctccccacccctgatgATACAAACAACACAAAGCgtaaacaggaaaagagaaactgtCGCCAGGAGACCACGGTTAGCATGTTTGGTGGAGCTCTCTGTGCTTCCAAACAAGCCCACAAATGTGTTCTGCGTGGTGATGTCACGCCAACTACGTGGTTTTGTGTCCTGCTCTTTTCACTGAACGGTGCATCAGGAACATGTCCCCAGCACGCTGATTCCCCCTAAACAGGAGCGGAGGGCTCAGGGCAGGTGGAGCACAGCATCCACTgtggagacagggaagggaggggcacaAGAAAAGCAGGTGCGCGTGCTGGGCGACCGCCTCACGGTAGATGGGCGCTCCTTCCAGCTGGGAGCAGGCTGCATTCACAGTGGGAGCGTCCTGCCTCGTGGAGGACCGGTGGGCATGCTTCCACCTGGGAGCGGAGCGGGCGGGTGGGCGGCCTCAGCGCCGGGGGCTCCCGCGGGTCACCAGGCTGTGTGCCAGGAGTCAGGGTGGGTGAGGGACGACTCCCAGCGCCTGTGGGAGGCTGTCAAAGAGCCAAGCCACGCCACAAAGGAGAGACCAGCCTGGGGTTGTTGGTAAAGATAGCACTTTAAAGTCCCACCACCGGCGGTCCCAGCCTTCTCGGGGCGTCAGCTGGGGTGGAACTGGCAAAacggaggaagggggaggggtggggcgcCAGGGGCTCCCGCGGAGAGCATTGCTACATCATGGGGTACGCGATGACAAAATAGTTGAGCTCTGCGTCGATGAGCTTTCTGTACTTCCTGTGAATCTCGCGCAGAGTCCTGTCCTCCTCCTTCGTCTCGTATCTGTTCGTGTAAATTCTCACCTGCACCAGCACAGAGACACACCGTGTGTTCGGCAGGGCAACACCGCGCCCATGCTCGCCGGGTACACGCTTGGCCCGGCAAAGCCCAAATCCAGCCGCTGAAGAAAGCGGCTCCGGGTTCCCGTCCGTGAAGCAGACCCCCAGGGGATGCGCTGCCCGCCTGCCCACCCAGCCGCACGCCTGACCCCGGCGGGAGCACACACACCCCGGCCACCTGCCCTAAGCCCGGGAGCCAGGGCCCTACCTTGAGAGTGCGCAGGGAGCACTGGCCCTCCTCCTGACTCTTCAGGATCCGCTCCACAAACTTCACGTCCAGGAAAGCCCAGATCTTGAAGTAGGACAGCTTCCGGCAGGACAAGACGAGGAGGTACAGCTCCTCGTCCAGGAACTCGTGGTTGTTGTTGAACTCAAACGTCAGTTTCTGGAAAAGCACGAGGGTCGACGGAGGTGGGGGAGATGCTGGGACCGGCTGGTCATtccgccccagccccagggcctggctgaCGGTGGCCCCACGGCCGCAGGGAAGAGACGGGGACGTGTGGGTGAGTTCACCCCACTTTGCAAGATGCATCTGGGGTTCAGAGACCCAGCCCCGCGGCCAACTGGCCGGACAACTGGCCAGCCACCGCCCCTCCAGCCCCTCGATAGCACAGAAGGACAGCAATGGCCGAGGTCAGGAGCCTCGTGCTGCCGGTGGTATTTATACCAATTGATATCATGCAGCCTTCTGTGCGGCCCTTGCAAGGGACAAATGATCCTGATTTTACAGCTGGGGAGGCTGGCAGGTTAGAGAACAGCCCAGTGACTCAGTGAGTCGGTCTGGTTTGGACCCACTGTTCCCTGTGCTGCTGGGATGTGGGGAGGACCAGCCGTCCCCCGTGGAGGCCCCTTCTTGCTCAGAGGGGGCACAGATGGGCTTGGCAGCCAGCCAGCGAATCCCTTGTGTTCCACGTGGACAAGTGAGCCGCTGTCCCCCGCCGTGATCTTGGGGGGCCAGGGGCTGGTCGTGAGTCCCGTAGCATTTCCCAGGACCTCAGTGTGAGACCAGCGTGTGCCAGCCCCGCCGGGAGCAGGCCGAAGTGGCCTCTCCCCTGGGGAAGCGGGTGACCTGAGCGGCCCTCGCGTCCCACCCACCTCCAGAGTGTGCCGGAAGGTGGGCAGGAGATCCGTGAGCGTGGGCCTCATGGACCAGTCGGGGTCACTGAAGTAACAGCTCCGCAGACTGAGGCTCCGGACGGGGACCTCCTGCAGGAGGATCCGGGCCAGGCGCTCGTACTTCATGACCCGCTCAAAGAAGAAGTTCACTTTCAGGTTGGTGGCGTGCCTGGCCAGCTTGGCCCAGGACATGCCCCAGATGACCTGCCCGTGGGGGTCGTGGGTGTGGCACTTGATGTTCATGGTCCAGAGGGTCCCGGCGTTGTTCTCGCACAGGTTCTCGAGCAGCTCGTCCGAGACGCAGTTGTAGTTGAGGGTCAGGGAGGCCAGGCTGCGGAACGTGGCCATGGTCTCGTTGAACTGGGCGCTGCTGTACACGGCGAGGTGGTGGCTGAAGTAATCCTCGATGTTGAGCTGCGATACGACGCTCTCGCTCCGCAGGTGGCTCAGGGACTTGAGCAGTGTGCAGCCCTGCTCCACGGTCAGCCTGGCCCCCTTCAGGTTCAGGTAGTCCAGGCGCCTGCCCACCTTCTTCAGGAAGAAGCTCAGGCTTCTGATGAGGGAACTGCGGATGCTGTTCCTCCAGACCAGGCGGTCCAGCTCCAGGTGCTGGATGGACAGAGATTTCAGACGGTGGTTGCTCTTGCCCAGACAGGACAGGAGGCCGCGCATGGTGACCTGGAACTTCTTGGTCAGCACGGCGTTGTAAGGGTTCAGGAATTTGATCTCCAGGTGCTCCAGATAACGACCGAACTTCTTGACGTACCAAAGAGCGGACTCGAATTCGGACGCGTGCACCCTGGAGGGCCTGCCGCTGAACGTGATGGTCCTGTATCGCCAGAGGTCAGCCGAGAACATCATCTCGTTCCACTTTCTGCAGACCAGGGCGGCTCTGGACCTGTCCCTGTCTCCCAGCCACCAGAAGACACGACACAGGCACACATCGGGCAGACTGGCCCAGCAGCTCTGCTCTTGGGGCTGGATCCGTTGGCTGTCTTCGTCCATCGAGGAACCGTGATGTCCAGAGCAGCTGGGTGGTAGGCAGGGCTTCCAAATATGAGGAGAGAAAAGCAGTCACTCGTTTTCTGTGGggagtagaaaggaagaaatgttacCTACCAGACGGAAACGAGACCCAGTCGAATGAACTCGCCCTCCGCGTGGGTAGCTGGCCCTGTGCTGGCGCGGGCGGGGACAGGCGCAGATCGGCCTTGCGGGCGCGCCTGCCGGGACTCCATCCGCCGGGCCCTCCCGGGGTCACACCCAGGACTCACAGCACAGCGGATGGAGTGAGAAGGCTTGGGCATGTGTGCGGTGCCGGGAGCACAAACGGGGTGATTCtgactggggaaggaggaagtagATAGGGCTGCTCAGAGGCGGTGGCCCCCGAGTGGGGCTTTGCACGGTGAGTAGGAGCTGTGAGGACGGCCAGCTTGGCCTGGTGGCTGTGGAGGAGGAACCCGTGCACTGTGGATAGAGGGAACCGTAGGCACAAAGCCACGGAACTGGGGCCATTTGGGGTGTGTGCCCATGCAGGGAGCTAGAAATTGTTTGGGGCTTAACTTGTAAGGGGCAGGACTTTGGGAGCTGGAGCAAGGGGAGGTGCCGGGTCAAGGGGCACCAGGGGTTCCCCAAGACTTTGAAATTATGACACATGGGCCCCCCTCTCTGGATGGGAATCACTGGTTCCCCGATGGCTGTGTCTGCGTTCAAAAGGGTAGCGGCAGGTCTAGGATCAAGGCTGGAGAGCCTCAGCTGAGGCCACCAGGGGCGAGGCAAGGTCAAAGGGTCACCTGTCCGGAAGCGATGTGGTCAGTCTTAAGGCATAGAAAGGGCCTtcgggggaagaggaagaaggatggCCCAGAGCCGAGTTCAGGCTCTGAGCCTGGGGCTAGGGCAGTGGGACTAAGGGAATGGGTGGGCTTGTGAGTTCTTCGAAGGACAGGATTTGGTAACTGGATAATGAGCTGGGGAGCACCGGAAGGTCTCTGAGCTGGCTGCTGGACTGCACGTGGGCCTCTACCAGGCTAGGGAGGCCCGGGCAGAGCCAGGTCACAGCCCACCTGAAGCACCGAGCCCTCGCACTTTCTGTAGCCGTAGCTGGTCTTCACGAGCTGCCTTCAGTGTGCCCCGGCCTGAaaaccctcctccttccctttacCACTCCCAAGCACCCGTCTTCAAGGTGCAAGCCCTACCACTCCATAATGCTTTTAGGGGCTGTTTTAGCAAGTGGCCCAAGATTATCGTAGCTCACAAAAACGCAGGGCTGGAGAAGCCCTGAGAATCATTTCTTTACAGatggaaaccgaggcccagagagctgaAGGGGCTTGCCTCTGGTCACACGGCAAGTTGGTGAGAGACCTCAGGAGCTGAGGGACACGTTAAGCATAGTTCTCAGCTCAGGACAGACATTGGTGTAAGAGCGCTCTTGGGTTTTACTCCTTTGGTGTCCTTGTCTACACTGGTGTCCTTGCCCACATGCACCGACCCATTCCGACGTGCTGATGTGGGTCTGTGCCCGTCCTGGCCAAATGTGTGCTTAATGCTGGTAAGCATCAGCCTGTTGCCGGTCTCCCCGTGATGGACCCCCCGACGTCCCCAGCTCCCACCACCACCGCAGGGGCCACAAGTGCCCTCGAGCTCCTGTGTGGTGGTGGGGTGGTTCTCTGGGGTCTTTGCCACTGCCTCGTCCTCACCACCCCACACTTCCCCTCCATGCCTGCAAGAGAGTCACCAACCTCCAGCTGGCTCTCTCACCTCCGGATCCAGACAGACTTCCCCGCGGGCTATGGCAGCGGCCTGTCCCCCGACCAGGACACGGCGTCCATGGGGTCCCAGAGCCACTGCCTGCCCTGccgccttccccttcccctcgcACCCGTGTCTGTCCCTCAGCATAATCTTCGTTCCAGTCTGTGTCACCCCTGAGACGAGGGACAGCTTCATTCTTCTTCTGAGCAGTCCTTCCACATTTAACAAAGGAAGAGGTAGGGTCGTGGCTTCATCCACAGAAGCCGCCCGCGGCTAGGGGCCCCCTCACAGCCTCGTGTGAAGCAAGGTGCTCAAGAAAAGCCAAACCGATTCCCCAGCTCAACAGAAGACTTCGCCCGGCAGTCACTGGTTGGAGGAATCCTCGGACATGATAAGCCACAGGGTGGTGTCAGAAGAACATATTTGGTAGGCTGGGGAAGCTGTGGCCAGTGGTTCACAAGTCCCAGCCCTTTCTGGCCACGTCGCCCCACCCCACCTAAACCACCTGGCCAGCCAGAGCGCCAGAGCCTAGCGGGCTGGACCCCGCTTCTGTCAGCTGCTatgtatgaccttaggcaagttaattTTCCTTGTGCCTCAGTCCCCACACCTGCAAACCAGGGATGAAATGGTGCCCTGTCAGTGTTGGGAGGCGTAAATGAGCCTGATACCTGGTGGAAAGTGCCAGAACAGCGCCTGGTTCATAGCAGATGCTGCACCAGTGCTCGCTGCCCCGGGGGTAGGCCGATTTCAAGGTGCTCTGCAGGGCGCACCCAGTTTGCAAATGGGGAAACAAAGAAAGTGAGGAAGGCTCCCAGCCAACCCCTGATAAGTGGGGAAGTGGGATTCAGACCCACCCCAAGAGCGCGCAGGCCGAGTCCTGTCCACCTGCCCCAGAGCCCCAACCCGCGAAAGGAAATCTAACGGAGTCCCACCACCCACAGCCCAGAGGTGCCCGAGGACGCGTCCTTCCAGGAGGAGGCGGAGGGGCCCATTACCCGCTCGCCGCGCCCCGCTCACTGCGCCCCGTTTGGGCTGCGGGGACCGCGAGCCGCCTGCCTGCTCCACCCGCGTCTCCTGCGCTCCGACGCCGACTCCGCGCCCTCCGGGACGCGCGCCCTCGCGGGGCATGAGCGCCAAGGGCGGCCGCCTTTGTGACGCGCCGCCATCCACCATCCGCGGGGCTCCGCTCGTCCTCCCGCGGCGCGGGGAGCGGGGTCCCAAACCTGGGGTCGTCAGAGCCGGTGACCGTTCGCGGAGAGGGCAGGACCGACCCGGCGCGGAGTCTCCCGGAAGGCTCGTGGGCCAGGGGCGGAGGAGCGGAGAGTCGGGGCACCTGGTCCCGGGGTCCCAGGAGGTTGTGGTGTCAGGGGGCCGGGGGCCCATGAAGGATCTGGACACcgctgtgtgtgcctgtgcgtgcgCGCGCGAGTACGCGCGCGCCCGAGTATCTGAATATAGGAAAGGAGGTTCTGGCATGGCAGGGCGCTGGGGGCTCGGGGCGGGGGGTGACTTGGGTCCGGGTGTCCAGAATCCAGGGGTCCGTGGAGGGGGGgcgctggggatggggaggagtaGGTTCGGGCAccagggagagtggggagacCAACGACGACGGGGTGGGTGGAGCTAGGGAGGGGACGGAGGCCAGGGTccagggggctggggctggggagccaggACACCAGGGCTACCGTGGTGGGATGCAGCGTCTGGGACTCTGGAGCCGGGGCCCTGGTCCTGGAGGGCCGGGGGTCTGGCGGGTGGTAGGCAGGGGTGCTTCTGGACCTGGGTGCTGGGGTCCGTGGTACTgtaggcaggggtgcctggggccaggggctgggggtccaTGGGGGATCCCGGNNNNNNNNNNNNNNNNNNNNNNNNNNNNNNNNNNNNNNNNNNNNNNNNNNNNNNNNNNNNNNNNNNNNNNNNNNNNNNNNNNNNNNNNNNNNNNNNNNNNNNNNNNNNNNNNNNNNNNNNNgcagggggtaggggaggggtctggggcaAGGGGTCTGCTCAGGTGGGGCTGGGGACCaccttgccccttccccctcccctcccccgaaGCCCTAAGGGGTCTCCACAAAGGGCTGGCAGGAGGGGGGATGCAGGgttgcccagtggggagcctgcatcccGGGGGCGGGCCTCTGGCCAACAGCTCcagggctccctctgctcctgtggtGAGCTGGCAGCcgcctctgtccccctctctgtttctgcctttctGCAGCCCAGTTTCCCTGTGTCCTGCCTTGACCTCTGTCCCACCTGCTGCAGTCTCTAACAGGGAAAGACCAGCGAGGAATCTAAAGAAAAGTGGACAGCCTTCAGGGAGGgtatttttatttcccagagaCAAGCCTGGGTCCCCCAAGGTGTCCAGACTGTGGGGCCCAGATGTTTGATCCAGGTGCCCGACGCCTGAGGTTCTCCCGCAGAAGAGCTGGAGCCCTTTCTTCTCCTGGTTTGTCCGTAGTTTTGGACATACCTACATCTCTGTTCAAAAGAAGGAATATAGTTAAAATCCAGCCTTCTAAAAGGAAGACACCTAAAGTAAGAAAACCCATCTCTTCTCACGAGTGAAGACTGCCACAGAGAGACCGCAGGAAGACCCGTGTAACGTGACGTCTTCTCATCAGCAGTACCTGTCTGTTCCAGGTTAGCTGGAGTTTCTCGCATGGTTTCCTTTCCGGGAAGCTAGCCACCAGCATCTCTCCTAAAGAAATGGGTATAGAAAAGTCTGGTGTGTTTAGAGTGAAGGAGATAGTTCCTGGGCGGTCTCTGCACATCGCTGTCCCCAGCTCCCAGAGCATAAACCCTGAGCCACAGATGGCACCGATGAGgcacggggcggggtgggggggctccttCTGGGGGCTTGGGACTGTGTTAGAGGCCTGTCTTCATGCGGGGGGGCAGATTAGAGAACACCCACGCCATATGCCCTGTTGAAGAGCACATCATTTGGCTTGGAGACTTGTCCCTGGGTATTTTGGACCAGAACATTAAGGTACCAAGAAATGTGTATAATCGGACTCCCAGTGTGTATGTTTGTGCTTATATAATAGGGCTGCCGGATGAAATGGGGACGCCCAGTTAAAGTTCAGTTtcagataaacttttttttagcataagtatATCCCATGCAATTATTTTGTTAACTGTTGTTGTCCCaagtaatgcattttttatttgctaaatctggcaacctcATTATATAAGGGCGGAGGAAAGTGtggaaagaaatgacaaattGTGGATGGGAAGGGTGTGTGGCACCAATGCCCCCCAAGGTGAAGCTCGCCCATCTGTGTGAAGTGGCAGGCTCATGTGCCTTTGGAGACACCTACAGAAAGTAGACAAAAAGATTTCGTTCTGCTCCTTTGTGAGGGATGCATGTCATATATTAACGGCAGCATAACAAGCGCAGTAAGATAGTATATGGGGAATGAGAAACAATTTCACCCCCCATAAACTCGCTCAGCTCTGTGTTAGCAAGAGCCGTGCTGCGTGCTGCGAGAGGACACCCGCCAGCCTGCTGGCCCTGGCGCCTtggggcccggggtgggggagggggagggttaGCTTCTGTTGCTGTGTACGGTATTCTATCAGCTGATGGTGACCAAATGTAGCacttttatattttgagaaacaACAGATAAAGAacgtttgggttttttgttttttaaatgagacaTTCCTGTGGAGCTGCCACGCATAAGCTTTGGAGCTCAGTTCCCGCTGGATTCCACCGCTCTCTCATTGTGTCATCCCGTGGAAGCTCCTTGTCCACGCTGCCTAGTATCCCCGTCTGTGAGACAGGAGTAAGACACCTGCCTGTTGTTCCATAAGGAAGAGTAACCGGTGCTGTCCCCGACGCACCACTGGCTGAGTAAGGAGAGAACAGAGGCTGGGTACCTGGTGTTGATTTAAGATGGGCAGGGGAAGCAGGATACCACACAGGGAACACCGCCTCAGAACGTCATAGGCCGCCTCGTGTCGGGCAGCGGAGGGGCCCCTCCGCTTGTGCTCAGGCTTCAAAGGCAGAGTCAAAGTTGAGTTTGTGCCGTGTGCTGCTTGCTTGGTTGAATTTTCAGAAGGCGGAGGAAATCTGTGTCTATTGTTCATCTTTGGGCGGACATCCTTAGCGTAGCAGGTCTGATCGCTACTGGTTTgagtggggaggggtgcaggaggAGTTCTTGGCTTTCCAGTTGGAAGACATTTCATGGGCTCTGGGACTGAGCAGCATTTGTCCTGCAGTTGTGAGTAAAGTGGCAAAtcaaaaaaaataactttgactTTCATGGCTGGACAATACAGTAAACCAGAGAACCTGAAAGCCCCCACTACAAACACGGagaaatgttgaataaaatatgACAAGCATTCATTTGAGTTGACGGCTGACTTTGCAAGAAACTTTAAAGTCTCCATGTTCCAGGAATGAAAGCCTAACCTTACGGACACTTTGGGAGGAGACGTGGGGTCAGTCTTGTAACTGAGGGcttggaagagagaaaagtcCCATCCacacaaagtgtgtgtgtgtatttggggaAGGGGTTTGGAAGTAAGCTTTCCGTCCCCCTGCATAAAGCTGGGAACTTGAAGGTAAACTGGTGGCTGAGAGAAAAGAACCAGCTCCCCAGAAAAGGAAAGTGGCCAGTCAGCGTGTCTACCTTGAGCTGGGATCTGAGCACGGGGAACAGAAACTCCATCTCCTGAGAACTCAAAATCACAGGCTCAGGCCATTCTTGTCCTTGGTGTTCAGATTTGCATTAGCCTCGTGGTCGGGAACCACCCaatcataaaaattaacataaaaattggGAAGTCTGGCAGAACAATCACAAAATCCCTCTGGAGGGTGTACAACCTCAAACTGGGTCATTCTCACAGGTGGAGACCTACCAAACGGAAACGCGTGGTTCAGACTCACACCCGAGGAAGCACTCTCCCCTGAGTAGGACAAGAGGCATAAGCAATAGCAGGAGGGCCAGTCTCCAGAGACTTCAGAAAAATAGACTATAGGAGAGAGACTGTAAACTAAACTAATTGGAAATgattaaaacaagagaaaagaataagatCCTATGGAAAAAGAATGGGCAAGTTcgaaagagagataaaaagaactTCGAGAAGTGAAAAACACAGACATTGAACCTTGGTGGATGGGTCAAACCCAGCAGATTAGATTTGACTAAGAAAGAATGAACTTGCAGGTAGATTTGAAGAAATTACCCAGAACAtaggagaggaaaatggaaaatgttagACGTGAACTAGAATGGGAAGGCTTAAATTGTATCCCACGTGCTCCACAGAAGAGTCTGGAGAACatgtgagagggagggaggattgGGTATTTAAGGAGATTATCAATGAGGATTTCCTAGAACTGATTAAAGACATAACTCTTTAGATTTGGGCAGGAGAAAtcctgagggagagagagaaacaggtttGAGTTCATTGTTCTCAGCAGGGTGAGTAAGACATCAATCTTCTTTTAGTTACGTAGAGTGAGACCACAGATCAAAAGCAAAGAGGAtcttgaaatcaaagaaaaaaagcatctaCACAGGGTGACAGTAACGTGGAGAGGGGACTGGTCAGCAACgatggtggaggaggggagtgggggcagcCTTCAACATGCCCGGAGAGAATAACGGGTAACCCAACTACCACTCAAGATTGCAGgaaaaaggggcacctgtgtgagtcagtcggttaagcatctgactcatgatttcggcccaggtcatgatctcagggttgtgagattgagcccaatcaggctccatgctcagtggggaatctgcttgagattctctctctccggctccctctgctcctcccccactctctctctcaaataaataaatctttttaaaaattttgccttttgtgctttctttcttaagaaactATTTGAAGATATGCTCTCCCAAAGAAGGGGTAAAACAAGAAAGAGTTGACTTGAACCTGAAATTTGGGAAAAGAACTCCAACTCTGGAGAGAGTGGAGGAAATTCCCAGAATGACAGCTGTTCACCATATCTGAGGAGCACTGGGTCcccaaaatgaaatgcttagaaTACTACTCTGTTTGATTATGCCAAGGGAAAAAATTTCAGGTCCAGCAGAAAATTTTAGGAATGAGTTAATGATAGGTACCTAGAAagtgaagcaaatgaaaaattgaaGCAATGATTAACTCCAGGGAAAACCAAAAGTTATAGAAGAACGTAAATGTAATCATAATTTGTGTGGCCTAGTCATAATATTTACATGGTCATAATAATGTAATGTTGAATATTGATTTAACCAAAATAGGAGGGTAGAGAGAAGGAGGTGTGTATAGAATAGGAGGTGTATGAAAGAGAAATCCATATCCCTAAATCCTCATGGATTAATAGataatatctaaaatttttaaaaaatagcagaatAAGAAGGTGCTTGAGAAATATGGAAGTAAATACCAGAAGAAGCAGCTAAAAGGGTGAGAAAGTAGAGTATTTCCGTCTGGGGAGAGTGTAGCATTAAGGGAGTAGCGGAGTTTGTTTAACTGGGCCACAATACGTAAGTAAATTACATAATAAGTTAGAAGTTGATAAATgccatagaaaagaaaacagtagagaaaGGTAAGGGGTGGGGAATGTGGGGTGGAGAAGGGAGCTGCAAATTTAAATGTGTTGTTAAGGGTCGTCTCCACAAGGAGTTgccatttgagcaaagacttgaaggaggcaAGCCTTAGCTTTGGGAatgtgtggggggggtggcttccaggcagagggagcagccagtGAAAAGGCCCCAGGGCACAATGTGCTCAAGGAACAACCAGAAGCCGGGGAGCTGGAGCAGCCAATGAGATCAGAGAGG contains these protein-coding regions:
- the XAF1 gene encoding XIAP-associated factor 1 isoform X2, which codes for MEEWWQDRRQQATERQERPAEHEFCELAVRLNQLEVHGHRCGGRTGLRPDHGQPVRRQVLAQHREVCGGEPAQRRTGKKFPAPKSRIYCLYCNQMIPKKQFFRHTDKCCSVPEPMKCLPTGKPRTPPAPLPTQTSSDQTCYAKDVRPKMNNRHRFPPPSENSTKQAAHGTNSTLTLPLKPEHKRRGPSAARHEAAYDVLRRCSLCGILLPLPILNQHQERCWWLASRKGNHARNSS
- the XAF1 gene encoding XIAP-associated factor 1 isoform X1; this translates as MASSEASPTPGNCLLVTIVCLWPQRGSHGRFGQGLPCGRGHQQCGAGLGPFVLTTAVDKGHGQSCRGAGLATATGSHSRSCFCAYAGKKFPAPKSRIYCLYCNQMIPKKQFFRHTDKCCSVPEPMKCLPTGKPRTPPAPLPTQTSSDQTCYAKDVRPKMNNRHRFPPPSENSTKQAAHGTNSTLTLPLKPEHKRRGPSAARHEAAYDVLRRCSLCGILLPLPILNQHQERCWWLASRKGNHARNSS
- the FBXO39 gene encoding F-box only protein 39, with the translated sequence MDEDSQRIQPQEQSCWASLPDVCLCRVFWWLGDRDRSRAALVCRKWNEMMFSADLWRYRTITFSGRPSRVHASEFESALWYVKKFGRYLEHLEIKFLNPYNAVLTKKFQVTMRGLLSCLGKSNHRLKSLSIQHLELDRLVWRNSIRSSLIRSLSFFLKKVGRRLDYLNLKGARLTVEQGCTLLKSLSHLRSESVVSQLNIEDYFSHHLAVYSSAQFNETMATFRSLASLTLNYNCVSDELLENLCENNAGTLWTMNIKCHTHDPHGQVIWGMSWAKLARHATNLKVNFFFERVMKYERLARILLQEVPVRSLSLRSCYFSDPDWSMRPTLTDLLPTFRHTLEKLTFEFNNNHEFLDEELYLLVLSCRKLSYFKIWAFLDVKFVERILKSQEEGQCSLRTLKVRIYTNRYETKEEDRTLREIHRKYRKLIDAELNYFVIAYPMM